The following coding sequences lie in one Pontibacter sp. G13 genomic window:
- a CDS encoding DUF4199 domain-containing protein, with translation MPLLTDQEMQNELSIDPDLGKFVIRYGSMLAAGLAGWFLLAGLLGLQQITELRYLNLFIMIGVLWAAMKDWYGHSDSHKTNYFHGFLLGFGTSIVAALLFSIFMYLFFTLFAPGLAQQILAEIPLRYNLNVWMISGIVLMEGVFSGFCVSFIMMQYFKNVGVNA, from the coding sequence ATGCCCCTTCTCACCGATCAAGAAATGCAGAACGAATTGTCCATCGATCCGGATTTGGGCAAATTCGTCATTCGTTATGGTTCCATGCTCGCGGCAGGGCTGGCAGGTTGGTTCTTGCTGGCAGGATTGTTGGGTCTGCAGCAAATCACGGAATTGCGCTACCTCAACCTGTTTATCATGATTGGTGTATTGTGGGCGGCCATGAAGGATTGGTACGGACATTCGGACTCCCACAAGACCAACTATTTCCACGGATTCCTACTCGGGTTTGGCACATCCATTGTCGCCGCACTCCTCTTCTCCATTTTCATGTATTTGTTCTTCACCTTGTTTGCGCCGGGTCTTGCCCAGCAAATATTGGCGGAGATTCCGCTCCGGTACAATCTCAATGTGTGGATGATTAGTGGTATCGTGCTGATGGAAGGTGTTTTCTCCGGATTTTGTGTCTCGTTTATTATGATGCAATATTTCAAAAACGTCGGGGTCAACGCTTGA
- a CDS encoding SDR family NAD(P)-dependent oxidoreductase, whose protein sequence is MGLSDKEQSRLRSKYGPWAMVTGATSGVGRVLARLLGEAGFNLLLVSKNGDKLAALDQAWRAQFGIQIRAVKTDLTDHPSLQTLLLESESLEIGLVVQAAGFGAFGDFSDSNLSENLSMVRLNCEAVGTIAHHFTHRFLEMGRGGIIFMSSLLAYQSSPHTAQYAATKAYVQSLAESLRVELRHRKIDILSVVPGPINSGFVKRAHLQLKYSSKPEDISEEILESLGRDGVVNPGILSKVIVWALNAAPRSIRIRIMQMFIGGMIRSQTDETPAPSQNPQR, encoded by the coding sequence ATGGGACTTTCTGATAAGGAACAATCGAGGTTGAGGAGCAAATATGGTCCTTGGGCAATGGTGACCGGGGCGACATCTGGAGTAGGTCGGGTGCTGGCTCGTCTCTTGGGTGAGGCAGGATTCAATCTCCTATTGGTATCCAAAAACGGGGACAAATTGGCGGCATTGGATCAGGCTTGGCGAGCACAATTTGGCATACAAATCCGTGCCGTAAAGACGGATCTCACCGATCACCCATCTTTGCAAACCCTTCTGTTGGAGTCCGAATCTCTGGAAATCGGGTTGGTGGTGCAGGCGGCAGGTTTTGGGGCATTCGGGGATTTTTCTGATTCCAATCTTTCGGAAAATCTCTCGATGGTCAGGCTCAATTGTGAGGCAGTCGGGACCATTGCCCATCATTTCACCCACCGATTTCTGGAAATGGGCCGAGGTGGAATAATCTTCATGAGCTCCCTCCTAGCCTATCAAAGCTCCCCGCATACAGCCCAGTACGCCGCTACCAAGGCTTACGTCCAATCATTGGCAGAAAGTCTCAGGGTGGAATTGCGCCACCGAAAAATCGATATTCTCTCGGTAGTTCCCGGCCCTATCAATTCTGGATTTGTCAAGCGGGCGCACCTTCAATTGAAGTATTCCAGCAAGCCCGAGGATATTTCCGAAGAGATCCTCGAATCGCTTGGGCGGGACGGCGTGGTCAATCCCGGCATCCTCTCGAAAGTGATCGTTTGGGCCCTCAATGCCGCCCCCAGAAGTATCCGAATACGCATTATGCAGATGTTTATCGGCGGCATGATCCGTAGTCAGACCGACGAAACCCCCGCCCCTTCCCAGAACCCCCAACGATAA
- a CDS encoding redoxin domain-containing protein, whose amino-acid sequence MNLHPKISRVALAILTLIAFSCTEPVDWLAEAQRKLAASPSISYTETALYPIPESDLVDTVIAQIEYLVQAEDSLGYQFIQKTRGEVQFYQAEVLQVTKHSDKLVRTYTPEHFDSREGFFQTVKGNFRSRWSPMTLLGLDWEFVGDTIMDQTRLKHYSRVESDREYEGRKIHTENHIFIHADAWMERFERKNFIDGTLSQKITIHYSDYNQTHDALHYDIPADYTSAYGKAKPMENLKVGDPAPAFHAVNMEGDSVNLEMFSGGKVLLNFSVIACGNCKKTLNHFTQEGYVLSEEIPILYLNPEDNSERLVTYMEKTAIPFPVIPDAQEIAQQYAVNSYPRFFLIDEQGMIENIQIGYSKEFIDEFRQ is encoded by the coding sequence ATGAACCTCCACCCAAAGATTTCCAGAGTTGCCCTCGCCATCCTCACGCTTATCGCTTTTTCTTGTACCGAACCGGTCGATTGGCTTGCCGAAGCACAACGCAAACTGGCAGCAAGTCCATCCATCAGCTACACAGAAACCGCACTGTATCCCATCCCAGAGTCAGATCTCGTCGACACCGTAATCGCCCAGATCGAGTACTTAGTTCAAGCTGAGGATTCTCTGGGTTACCAATTCATCCAAAAAACGCGAGGCGAAGTCCAGTTTTATCAAGCGGAAGTCCTACAAGTCACCAAGCATTCCGACAAACTCGTGAGGACCTACACCCCTGAGCATTTTGATAGCAGGGAGGGATTTTTTCAGACAGTCAAAGGGAATTTCAGAAGTAGATGGTCGCCTATGACCTTGCTTGGATTGGATTGGGAATTCGTCGGAGATACGATCATGGATCAGACACGTCTCAAGCATTATTCCCGTGTGGAAAGCGATCGTGAATACGAAGGCAGGAAGATCCATACCGAAAATCATATCTTCATCCATGCAGATGCATGGATGGAGCGATTCGAGCGCAAAAATTTCATCGACGGGACGCTATCGCAGAAAATTACCATCCATTATTCCGATTACAACCAAACTCATGATGCGCTGCATTACGATATTCCGGCAGACTACACCTCTGCCTATGGCAAGGCGAAACCGATGGAAAACTTGAAGGTGGGAGATCCCGCACCAGCCTTTCACGCAGTAAATATGGAAGGCGATTCTGTGAATTTGGAGATGTTTTCGGGAGGTAAAGTGCTGTTGAATTTCTCGGTTATCGCTTGTGGCAATTGCAAAAAGACTCTCAATCATTTCACACAGGAAGGCTATGTTCTTTCGGAAGAAATCCCCATTCTTTACCTCAACCCCGAGGATAATTCGGAGCGGCTGGTTACCTACATGGAAAAAACGGCTATTCCATTTCCGGTCATCCCTGATGCCCAAGAAATCGCCCAACAGTACGCGGTCAATAGCTACCCGCGCTTTTTCTTGATCGATGAACAGGGCATGATCGAAAACATCCAAATTGGCTACTCCAAGGAGTTTATCGACGAGTTTAGGCAGTAA
- a CDS encoding glycosyltransferase, with amino-acid sequence MPNIEHIYWFAHYNLNCPSTRYRGLKPLEHASKQFGITYHFITPDRSLKGVLSFLRVFLSVLLFRKKNSLIAVQKVCSNGLYAKALKFLISVRNQNTLYDIDDAEYLRQGVDSLHFFLEKCESIQVGSKALQDYCLAFNQNVRIATSPVHDHGIVKKQKNPTIHIGWVGDFGNGQDVSKSFSHKKSLYDLYFPFIKQISFPIKLFIIGVKNQADIPEIRSYFKSHPNIELIIPQDLDWTNDDWLFDIIKKFDIGISPLVPHPFNEAKSAFKAKQYLSCGVPTIASDVGENQHFISDGRNGFLCDTSDEFLKAVNQIANANPTEYQSLMTHSIESTVQFSLSEYCSILLAN; translated from the coding sequence ATGCCCAATATAGAACACATCTATTGGTTTGCTCACTATAATTTAAACTGTCCCAGCACCCGATACCGAGGATTAAAGCCGCTAGAACACGCCAGCAAGCAATTTGGCATAACCTACCATTTCATCACTCCAGATCGCTCCCTAAAAGGTGTTTTGTCCTTTCTAAGGGTGTTTCTGTCCGTTCTGCTTTTCAGGAAGAAAAATTCCCTCATTGCCGTCCAAAAGGTTTGTTCCAATGGACTCTATGCCAAGGCCCTCAAGTTTCTTATCTCTGTCAGAAACCAAAACACGCTATACGACATTGATGATGCGGAGTACCTGAGACAAGGCGTAGATTCCTTGCACTTTTTCCTCGAAAAGTGCGAAAGTATTCAGGTCGGAAGCAAAGCGCTGCAAGACTATTGCCTTGCTTTCAATCAGAATGTGCGCATTGCCACCTCTCCTGTCCACGATCACGGAATTGTCAAGAAACAGAAAAATCCAACTATCCACATAGGATGGGTGGGTGATTTTGGAAATGGCCAGGATGTGTCCAAGTCATTTTCTCACAAGAAAAGCCTGTACGACCTGTACTTTCCCTTTATCAAGCAGATTTCTTTTCCGATCAAGCTGTTCATCATAGGCGTCAAAAATCAAGCGGACATTCCAGAGATCAGGTCATATTTCAAGTCTCACCCAAACATCGAACTCATCATCCCGCAAGACCTCGATTGGACAAACGATGACTGGCTATTTGACATCATCAAAAAGTTCGACATTGGTATTTCTCCGTTGGTTCCCCACCCGTTCAACGAGGCCAAATCCGCGTTCAAAGCCAAACAATATCTATCCTGTGGAGTGCCCACCATTGCAAGCGATGTGGGTGAAAATCAACATTTCATTTCCGATGGCAGAAATGGATTTCTATGCGATACCTCTGACGAATTCCTCAAAGCGGTGAATCAAATTGCGAATGCGAATCCCACAGAATATCAATCTCTTATGACCCATTCCATCGAAAGCACCGTTCAATTCTCGCTCAGTGAATATTGCAGCATTCTCCTGGCAAACTGA
- a CDS encoding YfiT family bacillithiol transferase, translating into MDTSTQYALSYPIGPWELHKELDAAARESRINILREGPSLYREAVAGWSDEQLDTPYRPEGWTVRQVLHHVPDSHMNAYIRFRWALTEDNPLIKVYDQVAWAQLPDSAGPVDVSLDLLEALHTRLTRMLDGLQAADFERKLRHPEAGEINLNELLCMYSWHTRHHLRHITDLASRKNW; encoded by the coding sequence ATGGATACCTCCACTCAGTACGCGCTCTCCTACCCCATCGGCCCTTGGGAGCTTCACAAGGAGCTAGACGCTGCCGCCCGTGAATCTCGCATCAACATCCTCCGCGAGGGTCCCAGCCTCTATCGGGAAGCCGTTGCAGGATGGTCCGATGAACAGCTAGACACGCCCTACCGCCCAGAAGGATGGACGGTCCGGCAAGTGCTGCATCACGTCCCTGATAGCCACATGAATGCCTACATCCGGTTTCGATGGGCACTCACCGAGGACAATCCGCTCATCAAGGTGTATGATCAAGTTGCATGGGCGCAATTGCCGGATTCAGCCGGGCCTGTGGATGTTTCCCTGGATCTGTTGGAGGCGCTGCATACTCGACTGACTCGCATGTTGGACGGATTGCAAGCCGCAGATTTTGAACGCAAACTTCGCCATCCGGAAGCCGGAGAGATCAACCTCAATGAACTACTCTGCATGTACAGTTGGCATACCCGCCACCACCTTCGACATATCACGGACTTGGCTTCACGCAAAAACTGGTAG
- a CDS encoding T9SS type A sorting domain-containing protein has protein sequence MRMTILTIAWALCLTLGTLEAQAQVKLVRQVIGTTGQSVTVGNLKVNYTVGEVAIQEVTTGSLIVREGFQQPEQAGANANDEWLGTQVDYTLFPSPTAGPMTFRLEATTATSLQVRITDLAGREIAGTTREVNQQSNAELQYDLSEEAAGFYLLLIQDTNGNLLRTEKFQKR, from the coding sequence ATGAGAATGACCATATTGACCATCGCATGGGCGCTATGCCTGACTTTGGGGACATTGGAAGCTCAAGCTCAGGTGAAACTCGTCAGACAAGTGATCGGAACCACTGGCCAGTCTGTTACCGTAGGGAATCTGAAAGTCAACTACACCGTCGGTGAAGTGGCGATTCAGGAGGTTACTACAGGTTCGCTGATTGTCCGAGAGGGATTCCAGCAACCTGAACAAGCTGGGGCAAATGCCAATGATGAGTGGCTGGGGACACAGGTGGATTACACCTTGTTTCCAAGTCCTACTGCCGGGCCCATGACTTTTCGTCTTGAGGCTACCACCGCCACCAGCCTTCAGGTACGTATCACCGATCTAGCAGGGCGTGAAATTGCCGGAACTACCCGTGAGGTGAACCAGCAATCGAATGCAGAGCTCCAATACGACCTGTCCGAGGAAGCAGCCGGATTCTATCTGCTGCTTATCCAAGATACCAACGGAAACCTCCTACGCACGGAGAAATTCCAGAAACGATAG
- a CDS encoding sugar O-acetyltransferase gives MMTEKEKMAAGLMYNPTDPELVEDRLMARLLFQRINAMNDAAASERNALFYELFGSAGANLWIEPPFYCDYGYHITVGENFFMNFNCCILDVAPVTIGDRVMLAPHVQIYTATHPLDPVERSSGKEFAKPITIGNDVWIGGGAIICPGVTIGDAAVIAAGAVVTKDVAPRTVVGGNPAKVIKEIE, from the coding sequence ATCATGACAGAAAAGGAAAAAATGGCGGCGGGGCTCATGTACAACCCCACCGATCCTGAGCTGGTCGAGGATCGGCTCATGGCCCGACTGCTATTCCAGCGCATCAATGCCATGAACGATGCCGCTGCCTCGGAGCGCAATGCGCTTTTCTATGAATTATTTGGTTCCGCGGGGGCCAATCTTTGGATCGAGCCACCCTTCTACTGCGACTATGGGTACCACATCACTGTCGGGGAGAATTTCTTCATGAACTTCAACTGCTGTATCCTCGATGTGGCTCCCGTCACCATCGGCGATCGGGTGATGCTCGCTCCCCATGTACAGATCTATACGGCGACCCATCCCCTCGATCCGGTGGAGCGCAGCTCAGGCAAGGAATTCGCCAAACCCATCACCATCGGCAACGACGTTTGGATCGGCGGAGGTGCCATCATCTGCCCGGGCGTGACGATCGGAGATGCAGCGGTCATTGCAGCTGGAGCGGTAGTGACCAAGGATGTTGCTCCAAGGACCGTGGTAGGAGGCAATCCGGCCAAGGTGATCAAGGAAATTGAGTAG
- a CDS encoding histidine phosphatase family protein, translated as MISIYLIRHAESYGNLNNHLIGGQSNHLQLTERGQLQALKLGQRLKEEGFQFDRVYASHAVRAQHTAQIACEALGFSASDIVGTDALLELSQGEWEGQERALIYTPERKAEVAQNSLDFTPPGGESQREVYHRMRAWLDQVAEEFQGVESANIAAFSHGFAIRTLIGQALEANPLLTRGLMIHNTSISCMQAHDGRWMYERINDFAHLAGMEMIGHYG; from the coding sequence ATGATTTCCATTTACCTCATCCGCCATGCCGAGAGCTATGGCAACCTCAACAACCACCTGATCGGTGGACAGTCCAATCACTTGCAACTGACTGAACGCGGCCAGCTTCAGGCACTGAAGCTAGGTCAACGCCTCAAGGAAGAGGGGTTCCAATTTGACCGGGTATATGCCTCTCATGCCGTACGAGCACAGCACACTGCCCAGATCGCCTGCGAGGCATTGGGATTCTCCGCTTCGGACATTGTCGGGACGGATGCATTGCTCGAATTGTCCCAAGGAGAATGGGAAGGCCAGGAGCGCGCCTTGATTTATACGCCTGAGCGCAAAGCTGAAGTCGCCCAAAACAGCTTGGATTTCACCCCACCCGGAGGCGAGTCCCAACGCGAAGTCTACCACCGGATGCGCGCTTGGCTGGATCAAGTCGCCGAAGAATTCCAAGGGGTAGAATCCGCCAATATCGCTGCGTTTTCTCATGGATTTGCCATCCGTACCTTGATCGGACAGGCCCTAGAAGCCAATCCACTTCTCACAAGAGGACTGATGATCCACAATACCTCCATCAGCTGTATGCAGGCGCATGATGGACGATGGATGTACGAACGAATCAATGATTTTGCCCATCTCGCCGGCATGGAGATGATCGGGCATTATGGATGA
- the polA gene encoding DNA polymerase I produces MPKQKIFLLDAMALLYRAFFAFQKNPRITKEGLNTSAVFGFANTLLEIINKEDPTHLAVAFDTSEPTFRHVQFPEYKAQREAMPEDLATAIPYAYRLLEVLNIPALRLPGYEADDIIGTISAQVDPAEYDVYMVTPDKDYAQLVKENVFLYKPAFRGGGFDVYDTGMVEEKFGVKPDRIIDFLGLKGDSVDNIPGIPKVGDKTAVALINEFGTVEEIVARVDDITRKAIQKSVREFGEQGILSKELATIHTSVPIEYSLDEIKLTHMDLEATQKLMGELEFRTTAQRLLNSKLNPARMDQQIDLFNQGGNGGAAPQMVSSIKTIENTEHTYALLETVEDRQKWIKQIQEKGAFCFDTETTGLDPMQADLVGLSISTEPSKGAFIHFPSDMDRLEIQAILGEFREVMTSPDILKIGQNLKYDILMLRNYDMEVEGPMFDTMLAHYVVKPEGKHGMDALAEEFLNYQPVSIESLIGKKGKKQKTMHDVELDKLVEYASEDADITLQLHEKLKDPVKDNKVFNQIEQPLMPVLAAMEFEGIKLDDEALAEYSIDLGQRLEVLEKEIYELAGEEFNINSPRQLGDIMFGKLGLGKGEKQKKTKTGQYVTDEATLTVLAVSHELPDRILAYRGVKKLKSTYVDALPKLINPKTGRIHTTFSQSVAVTGRLSSVNPNLQNIPIRTADGREVRKGFIPRNEDYILLSADYSQVELRIMAAMSGDENMISAFQNKEDIHRATAARVFGVEPEEVDSTQRSRAKTVNFGIIYGISAFGLSQRMGISRKESKEIIETYFAQYPRVKAFMDECVDKAKEQGYVETLFGRRRNLPDINSRNATIRGFAERNAINSPIQGSAADIIKLAMINIQKAMLEQNLKSRMVLQVHDELVFDVHKDELDLMKALVHDKMTHAVNLAVPMEVEMGTGQNWLEAH; encoded by the coding sequence ATGCCTAAGCAGAAGATATTCCTCCTGGACGCCATGGCCCTGCTCTACCGTGCCTTCTTCGCGTTCCAGAAAAATCCCCGCATTACCAAGGAAGGTCTCAATACCTCCGCAGTTTTCGGCTTTGCCAATACCCTCCTCGAAATCATCAACAAGGAGGACCCTACCCACTTGGCAGTCGCATTCGATACTTCCGAACCCACTTTCAGGCATGTGCAATTTCCGGAATACAAGGCTCAGCGTGAGGCCATGCCCGAAGATCTTGCCACCGCGATTCCCTATGCCTATCGCCTGCTGGAAGTGCTGAATATTCCTGCACTTCGCCTGCCCGGATATGAAGCAGATGACATCATTGGCACCATCTCCGCACAGGTTGACCCCGCAGAATACGATGTCTACATGGTCACCCCAGACAAGGATTACGCGCAGCTCGTCAAGGAAAACGTCTTCCTGTACAAACCCGCTTTCCGTGGTGGTGGATTCGATGTGTATGACACCGGAATGGTCGAGGAGAAATTCGGTGTCAAACCTGACCGGATCATCGACTTCTTGGGCTTGAAAGGTGACTCCGTGGACAATATCCCGGGTATCCCCAAGGTCGGGGACAAAACGGCTGTGGCATTGATCAATGAATTTGGAACTGTCGAGGAAATCGTTGCCCGTGTCGATGACATTACCCGGAAGGCGATCCAAAAATCCGTCCGTGAATTTGGCGAACAAGGCATCCTTTCCAAGGAATTGGCGACCATCCACACCAGCGTTCCCATCGAGTATTCGCTAGACGAAATCAAGCTCACCCACATGGATCTGGAAGCTACCCAGAAGCTCATGGGAGAATTGGAATTCCGGACCACCGCCCAGCGCCTTCTCAACTCTAAACTGAATCCCGCCCGAATGGATCAGCAAATCGATCTATTCAACCAAGGCGGAAATGGAGGTGCGGCTCCCCAAATGGTCAGCTCCATCAAGACCATTGAAAATACCGAACATACCTATGCCCTGCTGGAAACCGTGGAGGACCGCCAAAAATGGATCAAGCAGATTCAGGAAAAAGGCGCTTTCTGCTTCGATACCGAGACCACGGGATTGGACCCCATGCAGGCGGATCTGGTAGGATTGTCGATCTCTACCGAGCCTTCCAAGGGAGCGTTTATTCATTTTCCATCGGATATGGACCGATTGGAAATTCAGGCGATTTTGGGAGAATTCCGTGAGGTGATGACCTCCCCGGACATTCTCAAGATCGGGCAAAACCTGAAGTACGACATCCTGATGCTCCGCAATTACGACATGGAGGTCGAGGGGCCGATGTTCGATACGATGCTGGCGCACTATGTCGTCAAGCCCGAAGGCAAGCACGGGATGGACGCATTGGCCGAAGAATTCCTGAATTATCAGCCGGTGTCGATCGAAAGCTTGATCGGGAAAAAGGGCAAGAAGCAGAAAACCATGCACGATGTCGAGTTGGACAAATTGGTGGAATACGCCAGTGAGGATGCCGACATTACCCTGCAATTGCACGAGAAACTCAAAGATCCGGTGAAGGACAACAAGGTCTTCAACCAGATTGAGCAACCGCTGATGCCTGTCTTGGCGGCAATGGAATTCGAAGGAATCAAGCTCGATGACGAGGCTTTGGCTGAATATTCCATCGACTTGGGACAACGACTCGAAGTGCTGGAAAAAGAAATCTACGAATTGGCGGGAGAGGAATTCAATATCAATTCCCCGCGTCAATTGGGCGATATCATGTTCGGCAAATTGGGCCTCGGCAAAGGCGAGAAACAAAAGAAAACCAAGACCGGGCAGTATGTGACTGACGAAGCTACCCTGACTGTGCTGGCGGTTTCGCATGAATTGCCGGATCGAATTTTGGCGTATCGCGGGGTCAAGAAGCTCAAATCCACCTATGTTGATGCGCTTCCGAAATTGATCAATCCCAAAACCGGTCGCATTCACACGACATTCTCCCAGTCAGTGGCGGTGACTGGACGACTCAGCTCCGTGAACCCCAACTTGCAGAATATCCCGATCCGGACTGCCGATGGTCGTGAAGTGCGTAAGGGATTCATTCCCCGCAACGAAGATTACATCCTGCTGTCTGCGGACTACAGCCAAGTGGAACTGCGGATTATGGCGGCGATGAGTGGGGACGAGAATATGATTTCGGCTTTCCAAAACAAGGAGGATATTCACCGTGCGACAGCCGCTCGGGTATTTGGTGTGGAGCCCGAGGAAGTAGATTCCACCCAGCGAAGCAGAGCCAAAACCGTCAACTTCGGGATCATCTACGGGATCTCGGCATTTGGCTTGAGTCAGCGGATGGGCATCAGCCGGAAGGAATCCAAGGAAATCATCGAGACCTATTTCGCCCAGTATCCACGGGTGAAGGCCTTCATGGACGAATGTGTAGACAAGGCCAAGGAACAGGGCTATGTGGAGACGCTGTTTGGAAGACGGAGAAATCTTCCGGACATCAATTCCCGCAATGCGACTATTCGAGGATTTGCAGAGCGAAACGCCATCAATTCACCCATTCAGGGATCTGCGGCCGATATCATCAAATTGGCCATGATCAACATCCAAAAGGCCATGTTGGAGCAAAACCTCAAATCCCGCATGGTCCTGCAAGTGCATGATGAATTGGTTTTTGATGTCCACAAGGATGAATTGGACCTCATGAAAGCACTGGTGCACGACAAGATGACGCATGCTGTCAACCTTGCCGTGCCCATGGAGGTGGAAATGGGTACTGGACAAAACTGGTTGGAAGCCCACTAA